A portion of the Actomonas aquatica genome contains these proteins:
- a CDS encoding alkaline phosphatase PhoX, whose amino-acid sequence MKSRRAFIRSAGLYSAAFLGLRALVNSPLRAALEGAGSVAGFGPLQDSPDGLMRVAEGFRYTAFSFHGDEMDDGLLVPGKHDGMAAFAGPDGTTLLVRNHEIESAWLDVSPYGEGNHRFDRVDASRVYDKGHGRLPCIGGTTTLVFDTKTQTLKGHHLSLAGTQRNCAGGPTPWGTWVTCEEVNGEREPDEEEWHGYNFEVKPSAKPGLVEPVPLRAMGRFRHEAIAVDPTSGAIYETEDLGDGLLYRFLPKEPGNLAAGGRLQALVVTGMNQADTRNWPGTPGFPIGQPLAVEWLDLENVDSPVLDLRHRGRAAGAAVFARGEGAWWGDGAGYFAMTNGGQNTMGQIFKYVPSPYEGTEQEKTQPGTLELFAEPNDTGLLANCDNLTVAPWGDLIVCEDTSGVCRVVGITPAGEYYVVAQNPTVGHELAGACFSPDGSTLFVNVQNPGYTVAITGPWPTR is encoded by the coding sequence GTGAAATCACGTCGAGCGTTTATCCGTAGTGCGGGTCTTTATTCCGCGGCCTTTCTGGGGCTGCGCGCGTTGGTCAACAGTCCGCTCAGAGCGGCGTTGGAAGGCGCGGGCTCGGTGGCCGGTTTTGGTCCGCTGCAGGATAGCCCGGATGGCCTGATGCGCGTGGCGGAAGGTTTCCGCTACACCGCCTTTTCGTTCCACGGTGACGAGATGGACGACGGGCTGCTCGTTCCGGGCAAACACGACGGCATGGCCGCTTTTGCCGGTCCAGACGGCACCACGCTGCTGGTGCGCAACCACGAGATCGAGAGCGCGTGGCTCGACGTAAGTCCCTATGGTGAGGGCAACCATCGCTTCGATCGCGTGGACGCCTCGCGCGTTTACGACAAAGGCCATGGGCGTCTGCCGTGTATTGGCGGCACCACGACGCTGGTTTTCGATACGAAGACCCAGACCCTGAAGGGCCACCACCTGTCGCTAGCCGGCACGCAACGCAACTGCGCCGGCGGTCCGACCCCGTGGGGCACCTGGGTGACCTGCGAGGAAGTGAATGGCGAACGCGAGCCCGACGAGGAGGAGTGGCACGGCTACAATTTTGAAGTGAAACCCTCGGCCAAGCCGGGCCTGGTCGAGCCCGTGCCGCTGCGCGCGATGGGTCGCTTCCGCCACGAGGCGATCGCGGTCGATCCGACCTCCGGTGCGATTTACGAGACGGAAGACCTCGGCGACGGTTTGCTCTATCGTTTCCTGCCGAAGGAGCCGGGCAACCTCGCGGCCGGTGGACGGCTGCAGGCGCTGGTGGTCACCGGTATGAACCAAGCGGATACACGCAACTGGCCGGGCACGCCGGGCTTCCCGATCGGCCAGCCGCTGGCGGTGGAATGGCTCGATTTGGAGAATGTCGACAGTCCGGTGCTCGACCTGCGCCACCGCGGTCGCGCGGCGGGCGCGGCGGTGTTTGCCCGTGGCGAAGGTGCGTGGTGGGGCGACGGCGCGGGCTATTTCGCCATGACCAACGGTGGTCAGAACACCATGGGCCAGATCTTTAAATACGTGCCGAGTCCCTACGAAGGCACCGAACAGGAGAAAACGCAGCCCGGCACGCTCGAGCTTTTCGCCGAACCCAACGACACGGGGCTCTTGGCCAACTGCGACAACCTCACGGTGGCGCCGTGGGGCGACCTGATTGTGTGTGAAGACACCAGCGGCGTGTGCCGCGTGGTGGGCATCACGCCGGCCGGCGAATATTACGTCGTCGCACAGAACCCAACCGTGGGCCACGAACTGGCCGGCGCGTGTTTTTCGCCGGATGGTTCCACCTTGTTCGTGAACGTGCAAAACCCCGGTTACACCGTGGCGATCACGGGCCCCTGGCCGACGCGATAG
- a CDS encoding CoA-acylating methylmalonate-semialdehyde dehydrogenase: MSDQSPPLVPAYIDGEWINYSDLPRTPVFNPSLGEVIAEVPTGGSSEVDAAVAAARAAFPAWEATPVVERARVMFRYRALLEQHFDEIARLICREHGKTYAEARGDLYRGYEVVELACGAPSLLMGEVLPNIARGIDGELARHPLGVCVGITPFNFPAMIPLWMFPLALVCGNTFVLKPSERVPLTAVRLTELLIEAGLPHGVFNLVHGGADSVDALLKHPDVRAVSFVGSTPIARHIYTTATAHGKRVQANGGAKNYVVVMPDADIPKTVEAVMNAAFGCAGERCMAGSSVLTVGDRGQKLMPELQRAARELSVGRTDVETQPGMGALITQAHLDRVRDLVDSGEQSGGRVIADGRAVRVPDAPNGFYLGPTIVDDVQNDMRLAREEVFGPVLNVMHMHDLDAAIAQANASAYGNGAVIFTRSGGAAREFQHRVNAGMIGINVGVPAPMAMFPFSGWNDSFFGDQPMQGRGGILFYTQPKVTTSRWFHADEGDIWRK, from the coding sequence ATGTCAGATCAATCCCCTCCCCTTGTTCCCGCCTACATCGACGGCGAATGGATCAACTACTCCGACCTGCCGCGCACCCCGGTTTTTAATCCTTCGCTAGGCGAAGTCATTGCCGAGGTTCCCACCGGCGGGTCCAGCGAAGTCGACGCCGCCGTCGCCGCCGCCCGCGCCGCGTTTCCGGCCTGGGAGGCGACTCCCGTGGTGGAGCGCGCCCGCGTCATGTTCCGTTACCGCGCGTTGCTGGAACAACACTTCGACGAAATCGCCCGACTCATCTGCCGCGAACACGGCAAGACCTACGCCGAGGCGCGCGGCGACCTCTACCGCGGTTACGAGGTCGTCGAACTCGCCTGCGGCGCGCCGTCGCTGCTCATGGGCGAGGTATTGCCAAATATCGCCCGCGGCATCGATGGTGAACTGGCCCGTCACCCGCTCGGCGTCTGCGTCGGCATCACGCCGTTTAACTTCCCGGCCATGATTCCGCTGTGGATGTTCCCGCTCGCGTTGGTGTGCGGAAACACCTTTGTGCTCAAGCCCAGCGAACGGGTGCCCCTCACCGCCGTCCGCCTCACCGAGCTGTTGATCGAAGCCGGTCTGCCCCACGGCGTGTTCAACCTCGTGCATGGCGGCGCCGACTCTGTCGACGCTCTGCTGAAGCATCCGGACGTGCGCGCCGTGTCGTTCGTTGGCTCCACGCCGATCGCCCGTCACATATACACCACCGCCACCGCTCACGGCAAACGGGTGCAGGCCAACGGTGGCGCCAAAAACTACGTGGTGGTCATGCCCGATGCCGATATTCCCAAAACCGTCGAGGCGGTGATGAACGCCGCCTTCGGCTGTGCCGGCGAGCGCTGCATGGCTGGTTCCAGTGTGCTCACCGTCGGAGATCGCGGTCAAAAACTCATGCCCGAACTCCAGCGCGCCGCCCGCGAGCTCTCCGTCGGCCGCACCGACGTCGAGACGCAACCCGGCATGGGCGCCCTGATCACCCAGGCGCATCTCGATCGCGTGCGCGACCTGGTCGACAGCGGCGAGCAAAGCGGCGGCCGCGTCATCGCCGACGGACGCGCCGTGCGCGTGCCGGACGCCCCCAACGGCTTCTACCTCGGCCCGACCATCGTCGACGATGTTCAGAACGACATGCGACTGGCCCGGGAAGAGGTGTTTGGCCCCGTGCTCAATGTCATGCACATGCACGATCTCGACGCGGCCATCGCCCAGGCCAACGCCTCCGCCTACGGCAACGGAGCGGTCATCTTCACCCGCTCCGGCGGAGCAGCCCGTGAGTTTCAACACCGGGTCAACGCCGGCATGATCGGCATAAATGTCGGTGTGCCCGCCCCCATGGCGATGTTCCCCTTCAGCGGTTGGAACGACTCCTTCTTTGGCGATCAGCCCATGCAGGGCCGCGGTGGAATCCTCTTCTACACCCAACCCAAGGTCACCACCTCGCGCTGGTTCCACGCCGACGAAGGCGACATCTGGCGCAAGTAA
- a CDS encoding bifunctional transcriptional activator/DNA repair enzyme AdaA, which yields MSYHLAPAPMPPPTESALPSRDAMMRAFYARDSAAEGIFLVGVHTTGIFCRPTCGARKPKPENISFYANPSEALHAGFRPCKLCKPIDRELPPPPLVIQLREAVEADPTGRITEKELAARGIDPSTARRQFRRYYGMTFQAYARARRMGLALREVGHHGNVTEAQFAQGFESASGFREAVRRLFGAAPRDAAATRRVLFAERFTTPLGRMLALADDEGLHVLDFVDRRGLERKLITLRERLKVTVVPGSHPTLTAAASQLAEYFAGRRTTFDLPLAPTGTPFEQVAWAHLRTIGPAETQSYSQMASALGRPGASRAVGRANGMNYISIIIPCHRVIAADGKLTGYGGGLWRKQWLLDHERRLAVSAPA from the coding sequence ATGAGCTACCACCTCGCGCCTGCGCCGATGCCTCCGCCGACCGAATCCGCCCTGCCTTCCCGCGACGCCATGATGCGCGCGTTCTACGCCCGCGACTCCGCGGCGGAGGGCATCTTCCTCGTCGGCGTGCACACCACCGGCATCTTCTGCCGACCCACCTGCGGGGCCCGCAAACCCAAGCCGGAGAATATCTCATTCTACGCCAACCCGTCCGAAGCTCTGCACGCCGGATTCCGTCCCTGCAAACTCTGCAAACCCATCGATCGCGAGCTGCCCCCACCGCCTCTCGTCATCCAATTGCGCGAAGCCGTCGAAGCCGACCCCACCGGCCGCATCACCGAAAAGGAACTCGCCGCCCGCGGCATCGATCCGTCCACCGCTCGCCGCCAGTTTCGCCGCTACTACGGCATGACTTTCCAAGCCTACGCCCGCGCCCGGCGCATGGGCCTCGCCCTGCGCGAGGTTGGTCACCACGGCAACGTGACCGAGGCCCAGTTTGCCCAAGGCTTCGAATCGGCCAGTGGCTTCCGCGAGGCCGTCCGCCGTCTATTCGGCGCCGCCCCCCGCGATGCCGCCGCCACGCGACGCGTGCTCTTCGCCGAACGCTTCACCACTCCACTCGGCCGCATGCTCGCGCTGGCCGACGACGAGGGGCTGCACGTGCTCGACTTCGTCGACCGCCGCGGACTCGAACGCAAACTCATCACCCTGCGCGAACGCCTCAAAGTCACCGTCGTGCCCGGTTCGCATCCGACACTCACCGCTGCCGCGTCCCAACTCGCTGAATACTTCGCCGGTCGCCGCACCACCTTCGACCTGCCGCTCGCGCCCACCGGCACGCCCTTCGAACAGGTCGCTTGGGCGCACCTGCGCACCATCGGTCCGGCCGAGACGCAGAGCTACAGTCAGATGGCCAGCGCCCTCGGTCGCCCGGGCGCGTCGCGCGCCGTCGGCCGCGCCAACGGCATGAACTACATCTCCATCATCATTCCCTGCCACCGCGTGATTGCAGCCGACGGCAAACTGACCGGCTACGGCGGTGGCCTTTGGCGCAAACAATGGCTGCTCGACCACGAGCGCCGTTTGGCCGTTTCTGCTCCGGCATGA
- a CDS encoding DMT family transporter, translating into MRTQDWIRFTLLSAIWGASFVFIRICAPVLGPVLTAAGRVGIAGLVLVFYLRAIRFDARWADYKWSYLKVGLLGSGIPFICYAIGALWLPASLLSILNATTPLFGALFAAIWLGEAFDLRRGLGVFLGITGVTLANKLGNVALTPVVLGAIGITLIAPCCYALNGIYLKRRAPHLPPQGNAAFSQLMVAPVLLLGLPFAPPTAVPSLTVIGALLVLAVLSSAVAYLIFYRLIADIGPTRVTTVTFVIPVFGMLWGFLLLHERITSGMLLGCAIMLAGTWLVVGQKRV; encoded by the coding sequence ATGAGAACACAGGATTGGATTCGATTTACGCTCCTCAGCGCAATCTGGGGCGCGTCCTTCGTGTTCATCCGCATTTGCGCGCCCGTCCTCGGACCGGTGCTGACCGCCGCGGGGCGCGTAGGCATCGCCGGCCTCGTGCTGGTGTTCTACCTGCGCGCCATCCGCTTCGATGCGCGCTGGGCCGACTACAAGTGGAGCTACCTGAAAGTCGGCCTGCTCGGCAGCGGCATCCCCTTCATCTGCTACGCGATCGGCGCGCTGTGGTTGCCCGCGTCGCTGCTCTCCATCCTCAACGCCACCACCCCGCTGTTCGGCGCGCTCTTCGCCGCCATTTGGCTCGGGGAAGCCTTTGACCTGCGCCGCGGATTAGGCGTCTTCCTCGGCATCACCGGCGTCACTCTGGCCAACAAACTCGGCAACGTTGCGCTCACGCCGGTCGTGCTCGGAGCCATTGGCATCACCCTGATCGCGCCCTGTTGTTACGCGCTCAACGGCATCTACCTCAAACGGCGCGCCCCGCATCTGCCGCCGCAGGGCAACGCCGCCTTCAGCCAACTCATGGTCGCGCCGGTGTTGCTGCTCGGCCTGCCGTTCGCGCCGCCCACCGCGGTCCCGTCGCTCACCGTGATCGGTGCCCTGCTGGTGCTCGCCGTGCTTTCGAGCGCGGTCGCTTACTTGATCTTCTACCGGCTCATCGCCGACATCGGACCGACCCGCGTCACGACGGTCACCTTCGTGATCCCGGTCTTCGGCATGCTGTGGGGCTTCCTGCTACTCCACGAACGCATCACCAGCGGCATGTTGCTAGGCTGCGCCATCATGCTCGCCGGCACCTGGCTGGTGGTCGGACAAAAACGCGTCTGA
- a CDS encoding transaldolase family protein yields MIDSPMSQMTALGADWWNDSGVASELAEAVALGAVGGTSNPVIVSKAAQDHPELCRPHLERLIREHPHATEDEIAWKLIHALGIESATHLQPVFEASNGEKGFLSMQVNPQFYPDPQRMVAQARQLAALAPNIAIKLPTTVAGIVAMEDLTAAGIRINATVSFSVAQAIAVSDAIERGLQRARSAGVSTDRLRPYITLMIGRVDDHLKRVAAAEGISAAEQAINWAGIAVFKRAHELFRSAGRPGTLLAAAYRHEGHWSQIIGPDVLQTIPYNWWRTFNDSGTTPTLTLDDPVDPAIVHELEQTFPDFVKAYDPAGMTPPEFLRFGATQHTLKQFLGGYADLLCIVREAMLN; encoded by the coding sequence ATGATTGACTCACCCATGTCGCAAATGACCGCGCTCGGCGCGGATTGGTGGAACGATTCCGGAGTCGCCTCCGAACTCGCCGAAGCCGTCGCGCTCGGCGCGGTCGGCGGCACCTCCAACCCCGTCATCGTCTCCAAAGCCGCGCAGGACCATCCGGAGCTCTGCCGCCCTCATCTCGAACGCCTCATTCGCGAACATCCGCACGCGACCGAGGACGAAATCGCCTGGAAACTGATCCACGCCCTCGGCATCGAATCCGCCACCCACCTGCAGCCCGTTTTCGAAGCGTCCAACGGCGAGAAGGGGTTCCTCTCCATGCAGGTGAACCCGCAGTTCTACCCGGACCCACAGCGCATGGTGGCGCAGGCCCGCCAGCTCGCCGCGCTCGCCCCCAATATCGCCATCAAGCTGCCCACGACGGTGGCGGGCATCGTCGCGATGGAAGATCTGACCGCCGCCGGCATTCGCATCAACGCGACCGTGAGCTTTTCGGTCGCTCAAGCCATCGCTGTGTCCGACGCCATCGAACGTGGCCTGCAGCGCGCCCGTTCCGCCGGCGTATCCACCGATAGACTACGCCCCTACATCACTCTCATGATCGGCCGGGTGGACGATCACCTCAAGCGCGTCGCCGCGGCCGAAGGAATTTCCGCCGCGGAGCAAGCCATCAACTGGGCCGGCATCGCGGTGTTTAAGCGCGCCCACGAGCTCTTCCGCTCGGCTGGCCGCCCGGGCACGCTGCTGGCGGCCGCCTATCGGCACGAGGGCCACTGGTCACAAATCATCGGCCCCGACGTGCTCCAGACCATTCCCTACAACTGGTGGCGGACGTTTAACGACAGCGGCACCACGCCCACCCTCACCCTCGATGATCCGGTGGACCCCGCGATCGTGCACGAGCTCGAACAGACCTTCCCCGATTTCGTGAAGGCCTACGATCCCGCCGGCATGACACCGCCCGAATTCCTCCGCTTCGGCGCCACTCAGCACACCCTCAAACAGTTTCTCGGCGGCTACGCCGACCTGCTCTGCATCGTGCGCGAAGCCATGCTCAACTGA
- a CDS encoding pseudouridine synthase codes for MLIALYKPYGVLSQFTPEPGSRWSTLADFGLPSRVYPLGRLDADSEGLLLLSDEPGLNTRLLDPKRGHRREYWAQVERIPDAAALRQLAAGVNIRGHHTAPCEARLLDPAPTLPPRDPPVRYRKNVPDAWISLVLTEGKNRQVRRMTAAVDHPTLRLHRATIGQLELAKLALQPGEWRGLNDAERRLVFA; via the coding sequence GTGCTCATCGCCCTCTACAAACCCTACGGGGTGCTTTCCCAGTTTACGCCCGAACCCGGTTCGCGGTGGAGCACCCTGGCGGACTTTGGCCTGCCGAGTCGGGTCTATCCATTGGGTCGGCTCGATGCGGACTCGGAGGGCCTGCTGCTGCTCAGCGACGAACCCGGCCTCAACACCCGCTTGCTCGATCCCAAGCGCGGTCATCGACGCGAATATTGGGCACAGGTGGAACGGATTCCCGATGCCGCCGCGCTGCGTCAGTTGGCCGCCGGGGTGAACATCCGCGGTCATCACACCGCGCCTTGTGAAGCGCGTTTATTGGATCCGGCCCCGACGCTGCCCCCGCGCGATCCGCCGGTGCGCTATCGCAAAAATGTGCCGGATGCTTGGATCTCGCTCGTGCTCACCGAGGGCAAAAACCGTCAGGTGCGCCGCATGACCGCCGCGGTGGATCACCCCACCCTGCGCCTGCACCGCGCCACCATCGGTCAGCTCGAACTGGCTAAACTCGCGCTCCAGCCGGGCGAGTGGCGCGGGCTGAACGACGCCGAACGTCGGCTGGTGTTCGCCTGA
- a CDS encoding carbohydrate binding family 9 domain-containing protein, translating into MSALWLGAQDDVATKLLELPEATVSISVDGALTEASWSGAAVRRDLLQVEPSPGLPGSERTEVLLLRDAQHLYVGVRAYDREATGILARQLRRDASLGGDDHFVLVVDSIGDRREGYQFSINPRGARYDALVTGQTLNDDWDGIWQGRAQVTATGWEAEMVIPFATLSFRDDGTPWNINFERRIARKNETVRWTAASRNQRAYYLGSAGQMTGMADLNIGLGLDFRPFLRGGWEDVAGVGDDTSLDAGFDLFWKISPTISTALTYNTDFSETEVDDRLINLTRFSTFFPEKRAFFLQDAGVFAFGDQSNSLLPFFSRRIGLDAQGNTVDLRAGLKTTGRTGPFSFGVLAAQTHDTLGNHNLGVARGRFDVLEESTAGFIFTRGDPLGGDKDWLGGIDLNFQTSQWRGGDQTLRLNAYALQTYDDGTDTNAGAYGVGLRYPTDRWSVTTNLFRIDEGFRPALGYVRQRGIYNASGKVVRRWRPANFESIDWGTAVSYVARLDGELDYFEASIVDFTITPPSREFFGASWFVYREAITQPFFIGPGVLVPTGVHDTQRFSAWFGTSSARPWGVRTEVSQGGFYNGESWETSLSLEMRALDHFHLSLDHGYFQVDLPQGEFDIHNAGLRADVLFSPDLNLSLVANWDSLSEDLGANVRLRWTRTPGQDVFLVFNQNISTEHSWRALQTGVSAKAVWSFRF; encoded by the coding sequence TTGAGCGCCTTATGGCTGGGGGCGCAGGACGATGTCGCCACGAAGTTGCTCGAGTTGCCCGAGGCGACAGTCTCGATCTCGGTGGACGGCGCATTGACGGAGGCGTCCTGGTCCGGGGCCGCGGTGAGACGTGACCTGTTGCAGGTGGAGCCTTCGCCGGGTTTGCCTGGCAGTGAACGCACCGAGGTGCTGCTCCTGCGGGACGCGCAGCATCTGTATGTGGGCGTGCGAGCTTACGATCGGGAGGCAACGGGAATCCTGGCGCGGCAACTGCGGCGGGACGCTAGTCTGGGGGGCGACGATCATTTTGTGTTGGTGGTCGATTCGATCGGCGACCGGCGCGAGGGTTACCAGTTCAGCATCAATCCGCGGGGGGCGCGTTACGATGCGTTGGTGACGGGGCAGACCCTGAACGACGATTGGGATGGAATCTGGCAGGGACGCGCGCAGGTCACGGCGACGGGGTGGGAAGCGGAGATGGTGATCCCGTTTGCGACATTGTCGTTCCGCGATGACGGCACACCGTGGAACATCAATTTTGAGCGGCGCATCGCGCGCAAGAACGAGACGGTGCGTTGGACGGCGGCGAGCCGAAATCAGCGTGCGTATTACCTCGGCAGTGCCGGACAGATGACGGGCATGGCGGATCTCAACATCGGGCTGGGGCTGGACTTTCGACCCTTTCTGCGCGGCGGCTGGGAGGATGTCGCCGGCGTCGGGGACGACACTTCGCTGGATGCGGGTTTCGACCTCTTTTGGAAGATCTCACCCACGATATCGACGGCGTTGACCTACAATACTGATTTTTCGGAAACGGAGGTGGATGACCGGCTGATCAATCTGACCCGTTTCTCGACCTTCTTCCCGGAGAAGCGGGCCTTCTTTTTGCAGGACGCCGGGGTGTTCGCCTTTGGGGATCAGTCCAACAGCCTGCTGCCGTTTTTTTCGCGACGCATCGGATTGGATGCCCAGGGCAACACGGTGGATCTGCGTGCGGGGCTGAAAACGACCGGGCGCACGGGACCGTTTTCCTTCGGGGTGTTGGCTGCGCAAACACATGATACTTTGGGCAATCACAACCTGGGCGTGGCGCGCGGACGGTTTGATGTGTTGGAGGAGTCGACCGCGGGTTTCATCTTCACGCGAGGAGATCCGTTGGGTGGCGACAAGGACTGGTTGGGCGGCATTGATCTGAATTTTCAAACCAGCCAATGGCGCGGTGGCGACCAGACGCTGCGACTCAACGCGTATGCGCTCCAGACCTACGATGACGGCACCGACACCAACGCGGGCGCTTACGGCGTGGGGTTGCGCTACCCGACGGATCGCTGGTCGGTTACGACCAATCTGTTTCGCATCGACGAAGGCTTTCGACCGGCGCTCGGCTATGTGCGTCAACGGGGCATTTACAACGCTTCCGGCAAAGTGGTTCGACGCTGGCGCCCGGCGAATTTTGAGAGCATCGACTGGGGCACGGCGGTCAGTTACGTCGCGCGGCTGGACGGCGAACTGGACTACTTCGAAGCGTCGATCGTCGACTTCACCATCACCCCGCCTAGCCGGGAGTTTTTCGGGGCGTCGTGGTTCGTTTACCGGGAGGCGATCACGCAACCGTTTTTCATCGGACCCGGTGTGCTGGTGCCGACCGGAGTGCACGACACCCAACGTTTCTCGGCCTGGTTTGGCACCAGCAGCGCCCGGCCCTGGGGGGTGCGCACGGAGGTGTCGCAGGGTGGGTTTTACAACGGGGAGAGCTGGGAAACATCGCTTTCACTGGAGATGCGCGCGCTCGATCATTTTCACCTGTCCTTGGATCATGGATACTTCCAGGTCGATCTGCCGCAGGGAGAGTTTGATATTCACAATGCGGGCCTGCGGGCGGATGTGCTTTTCTCGCCGGACCTGAATCTTTCGCTGGTGGCCAACTGGGATAGTCTGTCGGAGGACCTGGGGGCAAACGTGCGGTTGCGCTGGACGCGCACACCGGGGCAGGACGTGTTCCTGGTGTTTAACCAAAACATCAGCACCGAGCACAGCTGGCGGGCGCTGCAGACCGGCGTTTCCGCCAAGGCCGTGTGGTCGTTCCGCTTCTGA
- a CDS encoding quinone oxidoreductase family protein, translating to MRAALFPSVNELQVGEVADPAPKAGEVVVELKAAALNHRDLWIKLGKYAGLKWPIIPGSDGAGVVVSGGEEVGFRPGDEVILCPSLNWGDSPAAQAKSFEILGLPRDGTLAQQIAIPAAQLAAKPAHLSFEEAAALPLAGLTAYRALFSRAHLQAGERVLINGIGGGVALFALQFAVADGAEVWVTSSSNDKIAQAKALGAKGGFNYNDETWPKAAELEAGAFDVIVDSAGGAGFGNLVDAAAPGGRIVFFGATCGDPDTLPMRKVFWKQLSLLGTTMGSPDDWQAMLAFVTEHQIKPQVSATFPLGDAAAAFDLMEKGGQFGKIVVLP from the coding sequence ATGCGAGCTGCGCTGTTTCCTTCCGTAAACGAACTCCAAGTGGGCGAAGTCGCCGATCCCGCGCCGAAAGCGGGCGAGGTTGTGGTCGAGCTCAAGGCGGCTGCCCTCAATCACCGCGATCTGTGGATCAAGCTGGGCAAATATGCCGGACTCAAATGGCCGATCATTCCGGGCTCGGACGGTGCCGGCGTGGTGGTTTCGGGCGGCGAGGAGGTCGGCTTTCGTCCCGGCGATGAGGTGATCCTTTGTCCGAGTCTAAATTGGGGCGACAGCCCGGCGGCGCAGGCCAAGTCCTTTGAGATTTTGGGCCTGCCACGCGACGGCACGCTTGCTCAACAAATCGCCATTCCCGCCGCGCAACTCGCGGCGAAACCCGCGCACCTCTCCTTTGAGGAAGCGGCGGCCTTGCCCTTGGCCGGACTCACCGCCTACCGCGCCCTGTTTTCACGGGCGCACCTGCAGGCGGGCGAGCGGGTCTTGATCAACGGCATCGGTGGCGGCGTGGCTCTGTTTGCCCTGCAGTTTGCGGTGGCGGACGGCGCGGAGGTGTGGGTGACCTCGAGCAGCAACGATAAGATTGCCCAAGCCAAGGCGCTGGGCGCGAAGGGCGGCTTCAACTACAATGACGAAACCTGGCCGAAGGCGGCGGAGCTGGAGGCCGGGGCCTTCGATGTGATTGTCGACAGCGCCGGCGGCGCGGGATTTGGAAACTTGGTCGACGCCGCCGCGCCGGGTGGTCGCATTGTGTTTTTCGGCGCCACCTGCGGCGACCCTGACACGCTGCCGATGCGCAAGGTGTTTTGGAAACAGCTCTCGCTGCTAGGCACCACGATGGGCAGTCCCGACGACTGGCAGGCGATGCTGGCCTTTGTCACCGAGCATCAAATCAAACCGCAAGTGAGCGCGACCTTCCCGCTCGGCGACGCCGCGGCGGCGTTTGATCTGATGGAAAAGGGCGGCCAGTTTGGAAAGATCGTCGTCTTGCCGTAA
- a CDS encoding NAD(P)H-dependent oxidoreductase, whose product MNPITKETLLDALKWRYATKQFDPAKKIDDATWAALEETLVLAPSSYGLQPWKFIVVEDPAIKAQLVPASYGQTQAADASHFVVFTVRRGLDDAHLDHFIERTAEIRGITPDDLAGFRKVIAGSLAGARQAGFLDAWQEHQIYIALGQLMTAAALLGIDTCPMEGIDKAKFDEILGLTGTDYATGVACAVGYRSADDKYAAVPKVRFPAVEVIERR is encoded by the coding sequence ATGAATCCGATTACCAAGGAAACCCTCCTCGACGCCCTCAAGTGGCGTTACGCCACCAAGCAGTTTGATCCGGCCAAAAAGATCGACGACGCCACCTGGGCCGCTCTCGAAGAAACACTCGTCCTCGCGCCCTCGTCCTACGGTCTGCAGCCGTGGAAGTTCATCGTGGTGGAAGACCCGGCCATCAAGGCGCAGCTCGTGCCGGCGTCCTACGGCCAGACCCAAGCGGCCGACGCCTCCCACTTTGTGGTCTTTACCGTGCGCCGCGGTCTCGACGACGCTCACCTCGATCACTTCATCGAGCGCACGGCCGAAATCCGCGGCATCACCCCCGACGATCTGGCGGGGTTCCGCAAGGTCATCGCCGGTTCCTTGGCGGGTGCGCGCCAAGCGGGTTTCCTGGATGCCTGGCAGGAGCACCAGATCTACATCGCGCTCGGTCAGCTCATGACCGCCGCCGCGCTGCTCGGCATCGACACCTGCCCGATGGAGGGCATCGACAAGGCGAAGTTTGACGAGATTCTCGGCCTCACCGGCACCGACTACGCCACGGGCGTGGCCTGCGCGGTGGGCTACCGTTCGGCCGACGATAAATACGCCGCGGTGCCGAAGGTGCGCTTCCCGGCCGTCGAAGTGATCGAGCGCCGGTAA